Sequence from the Castanea sativa cultivar Marrone di Chiusa Pesio chromosome 12, ASM4071231v1 genome:
atatataataataatatgattttaaaaatattttttatcattaaactattgaaaaatgtACTTTTTTCATTCCTTCTTTTGTctctaatttattaaaaaaaaagaactctttacaaagtttaaatattaaaaaaaaaatttagagatgaaaaataaaattttgatatagtTTAGgaatcaaaatagtattttatctaattttattaatattatttttttcctttcgcataaaaattgaatattaaCCAAGGGTGTGGTCTTATAACTCAATGGTAATGATGAGAATCTCTTTGAATTCCCTCCTCCATCTTTATtactatcaaattaaaaaataataataataataaaataaaagatgattGTATTCCCTCCCCCCCttcccaacacacacacacacactatatatatatatatatatatatatatatatagctctCACTTTAATAGTTGTTGAGTTAGAATAGATGAAAAgtttatatggaaaaaaaaaaaaaaaaacaacaacaaagaaagttCACATGCCAACTTCACTTGTATATACATCTTTAGGCCTGACCATTTTACtgtctttctttatttctcttgTTTGTTGGGGAGGCTAAGGTTCTAACCTAAGTTTAtatgccaaaaaagaaaaagaaaaatatatacatatatatatatatatatatatattaatataaataaaggccttatcatttgaaatttcaataacAAGACACTTTGTAGATTGTTACTAAATTTGTTAGATTGATGATAGATTTCCATTGCATTCTATTACCAATTATCATCTGtgagacaaagaaagaaacataggAACATGTATTTTTGAAATGATCTGTAAGGAAGAAACCCTCATTGGCCCCGCATTGCTAGGCCTAGCCCAGGTAGGCCCAATTACTTAGGGCCTAACTTGACACCATGACTCTAGGATATACATGAGGTGTTGCACACTTGCACCTAGTTGATTCCTTGTTAACCAAACAATTTAGGAAAGTTGAACGTAGTTCAAGATATGTAGACTTATCAACTCCACATCATGTGACGGTAAAGATAATACTAATACCACGTAAAGATTGACAAAACACCCCCACTTAGAAAGTTGTCTAGCTGGAgatcatttattttgttgtagCCTCATTTAATGCCCACATCGATTGTCATATGCATTTTATGCTAAAAGAGAGGATCCATCACTAGGTAAGCTCGGGTATGCCAACCTAAGTATATGTTTCTTCAATTGACCTAAGGGAATAGTGTGATGCTTGTTTTGTGGCTGTTTAGGGCCAATACCCATATCTGATTTAATTTTAGGAGTTCAGTGAGATTGAAActtttatggcctgtttggatgtttaaaaaaggagggggagtagagtagagggaaggggagtaattcaattaccttgtttgagagttttttaaggaaggaaggggaggggtttggaagggtttgaaggggtttcaactacttccaaccccttcatttttaattcccccaaattggagagatttggagggagagtagagcacataaaattattgataaagtaaattatctaatttacccttattatatttataaaattacaatgttaaaaacaaggggaaaggctaattactcccttcccccttattaattataaaaacatccaaacaaggtggagggtaatcattctactctactctcctccccactactcccctcccctctactcccctctactctcctccttttctaaactcccaaacaggccattaaggtattttatttttgagggaTAAAAGTCGTAATTTGTTGGGATACATCATACAAGTACACAACCCATACTCACTTTCCATCcaattttttggaaattaaaGAGTGAAAAGAGTCAACAGTAACGTGTTATATGTGTTGTAATTTGTTAAGCTTACAAACAAGAGGACCAAAATGACTAGTACTAGAAAATGGCTTATAATTATTATGTTGGTGCGGCTAGAGATTGCCATCTTAAATTATGCACTCAATCAAGCAGTCAAGCTTGTTGATGTGATGGTGGTTCTCGTGgatgtgtgtgtttatatatataaatatatatagacaaaatttAAGTATAATATCTTATGTGTTGTTTTTTAGATTTccttaaaatttaacaaaaaaatacacTTACATCTTACGAGAAAAAACTTATATGGCAGAATCTTAACCgcaattttaaataattagatgTGGCACACACACTGGTATAAGACTAAGAGTGATTAGAGGGCAAATCTTGGTTGTGGCTATATGTCTTCTAATAATTTTTGCAGCCTATATTGCCATCCTAGGGTTTGTTGTGGAGATCAAAGCTTCAAGTAGGTAATTAAAGTTGTGGTCGGATATTTGTATGCAATAGGCTCCATAAAATTTTAGATGTTTTGATGATagatgtattgtaaagtgagttgttaaaatagataaaatagttttttgagtTACTAGTAAAAGCTACTATAATTTATAAGAGTGAGCTTTCACActcatatatacttaaattaaatcaaaatataatttctatcttgtattaaaaaaaaaaaaaatacagcaTAATTTGCAGGAACTTTAATGTGAGTGTTCTAAATTTTACCGCAAATTTACCTCCAACTTCCAAACCTTCCATCCTCTGCTGTCTTTCCCGCTCAGTCAAGAATGTCCGAGAATCCATTGCAGGCTCTCTTCCAAACCTTTGAGAAAATCTCAAACTCCGTCCAAACCCATCTCTCCAATCTCATAGGCCAACCTCACCACCCGTCATCACCCACTACCATAAaccctctcttctctctttctttcccaTCCAAATCCAAAGTAAACCCATCAAACACTGACTCTGCTGCCTCTCTCCAACCCAAACACATTCTCGACAAGGTACCCATTTGTTTTCGTCTCCTCTACACTAACTTATACgctttgtgtttgaattttatttgaaactttGGTGCTTTtggtttaattatttgttttttctgtaCCATGGAGTTGAAGTTCAGTAACTGTTTGACGAAAGTCTGAGCTGAATATTTCACTGTGATTTTTGTATCTTATTGCATGTGGGgtctttattttataattgttgtaGCCATGTTATTTGTTTTGCTTGATTGGTCATTGGTGTATCTTATAATTGTATAGACTGGGTTTTGTTGTATGTATTGTGAGTGCATTGATTTTTATTGGGTTTGCTTAGCCAATGTTATCAATTACTTTAGACTTTTCAGCTGGGGATGTGGTTAGTGGagaatatatgtaaaaaaatttcattgtttgGAGCCATATACAGAAACAGTTCCTGTATCCATTACATGCTACTATGCCAGTCTGTAGCCAAATGTTGAATTGACCCATTTAAATTGCATGGAAGAGTGTCTTTTGGACTGTGATCGTTTCATCATTCTAACAGATCCTAATTGAATGGGTGAGAACATAGGATTTTTCATGGAGGGTTTTAAGTACTTCTGAAGTAACCATGTGTATAGAGGGTGATCCAGTGAGATCCATACTCTCCACTCATCACTAGCATGTGAGTTTCTATCCTGttggaaaaatttaaaaacaaaatatggttTTCTTCTTCGTAAGTTGCATTTTGACTACATATTTTGCTGAGACTTTGGAATTTGGTTCCGTTGTGTTTGATGTGGGTTATTTGACAAGAGAAGAAAAGGCGAACGTTTGACATGGAGAAGACAAGGGACCAGCTCTTAGCTTATTTTGTTGTTACTTTGTTTGATTGGGCACGTTCTTAGGGACTCAAGAAAAGAGATTCCATTCCTATGTTTATTGAGTCTCTATATCTTTGTACATAgtcttttctatcttttgtaattctttaggctaCTTCATGCCTTTTTTGTATGAAGTAGTctctttttgataaattttttttattacctatcaaaaaatatatatttcttgggATTTATATCAActtattgaattataatttaTGTACCAATTGATTAACAAAAAATCATTTATGTACCAATTTATGTGATAAAACGGCATGATTGATTCAGTTTTAAAAACCTGTCTCTTCAGGGAAAATCTACTTCACCTGTAACTAAAGAAGATCTTGGAAGGGCCACATGGACTTTTCTTCACACCCTTGCTGCTCAGGTGTTCTCATTTCCATTGCTTGATGATTTTGCATCATCCCCTCCCCTTGGTTGGTTAGGCACTTATGCTTCTTGAATTCACAACTCTAGAGGAtatgtgtttttcatttctgaaaaaattatttatcttttggGTTAATATGACCTGCTGGAAGAAAAATGAGTCTTCTTTTTGGGTGAGAGAGGCAATAGTCTATGTCAATTTATTACCTTATTTATTCCTCCCCATAGatttctaaaaagcattttccCAAATGCATCTTGCTTTCATTCTGGGAAAACTTTCTCTGAATCTTTCATTCTCTATTGACCAaggaaccccccccccccccccccccccccacacaaaaaaaaaagaatgagattGTTACTCTTTGGTATCACCTCATAGGAAACCTCAACATCCCATTGTTGCATAAAGATTTGTCTCTAATATACAAAAAGTAAAGCATATGTGGAAGTTCATAATGCTTCTTTACACTTTCTCATGCAGCCACAACAACAAAACTGtctatattattaataaagagCTTTTGATCTTCTCAGTATCCAGATAATCCAACAAGGCAACAGAAGAAGGATGTAAAAGAATTAGTACGTTACTCTGGCCCTCTTTGTGTGGTCTGTTCTgatattttcattcatttgtCAATTGGCTGTTTACATTGATAATTGAAAGCTACTTATAATTTCTCTTCAACCTACACCACCGTTTAGTTTACTGTTGATTTTCAATTATGTGGTTAATGATGGGAAGAAGCCTGGAAGAAACAATTAGCAGTGATTCTAGGTAATGATGTTTATTAGAACCTAATGGACTTTATTGAAGGATTTCAGGAAAGTAATGTTCATGCGGATTATTTATTTGAATGATAAAGGTATGCTGACATTCTAAGTGACACTAAACAGTTTGTCAAGTCATAGGTGTGGTTTAAGTTGAATATCAGCTGGTTTATCCTGAATTTCATAGTAGACATGAAAAAGACTGATCTAGGTTTTTCGAAACACGAGATTAGCCAAATATGACTATGGTTCCAATGGAAGGAAGTATTTGGATAGAACTATTCTTTGTGTAAAGCTCAATTTTGTTGTCTATAAAcctgggaagcacgggtgcgcCGATTTGGCCAGCACACCCGAGTCCAATTCACACGGACGCGCCATGTGGCTCATGTCCGGggatgatttatttatttatttttttcaattcggTCTGAAACAAGACCTGAATCAGTCCGATATGGGCCAAAATTcttgtttaacaaaaaaaaagggtaaaatattAGATCAAAACACATCATTTTACTAGCAGACATTAAGGGAAAAACGAAAAACCCTAAAATCATCTCAATTCTctttattatctactattactcttaaattggtatatgtttaccattatatgaaaaaaaaaatgtttaacaatatatagaaaataaaaataaaaatatatttaataattaatcaataaacATATCCCGTTGCACCCGtgtcctactttttcaaaaattgccatgTCGCCGCACCGCACCCGCATCTAAACCCGAATCCACACCCGTACGTCCTAGCTATAAACTTATATACACCAAAAGGCCAGGCTGCAGCATGAGCAGCTCTGAGGATATAAAGGGCAATCATTGACTCAACTTAACCCAATATCAGCCTTAGGTGGCTGACCCTGAGGCTAATCACCAATATTTTCTGCTTCTTTTGGTTTAAAAAGAGTTCTCCTTTTCTTATGGAAATTAATATACTAAGATTGTTATCCTTGACAGAGAAAACGTTCAATGCAGTGTGGACATTTTGGTTGTTTCATCTGTATGCTATATTCGTGGTATCTGTATTAAgtctggaaaaaaaattagattgaTCCTGTACTGGTACATTGTCTTTCCAGAAGAAACCTAGATGCCTACAGAAAATTAAGCAATATTTAAGGTCCTCAATAGGAGGCTGTAGATTAAGGGTGGCTTGAGTGACTATTAAATGTGATTGATGACTGTGAACCGACTTCAGAAGATTGTTTTACCTTTCATTTtgttgataaagaaaaaaaaaaatttatacaccATATCTAAGAAGTTCATAATGTTACTCTTTTTGGATTGAATCCATGCAGTTCAAGTATCTGTTTCTAGTTTGGGTCAATTTAGGTTCCTGTAGGTGGTTGGTTAATCGTTAGTGGGTGAATATGGTAGGTCTCTTACAAAAGAGGAGGATGGCTCCAGTGATTGCCTGCACGTCAACAGATACCACAGTGATCATGGTGGCCCCTTGTGGTTGCTAGCAAGCACTCTAatgattaagttagagtaattGGACTTGGATTGTTGGTTAAAGTGTTTGTGATGAGATTTCATATCTGTGTGAAATGGGGGATGGGGTATCTATAGTTTTATACTTGTAATTCCCACATTTTCTGGTCAGATGCTCATCTTGTTGTTGTGCACTAAAATGTGTGCCCACGTGGGCTTTTGGAATTCCCGCCTGGGGGACAAGTCACAACCCATTTAATGCTAGGCGTGATGGTTGGGGGTGCAAATAATGTGACCATGACCCTATCTCACTATCCGGCCTGCCTTTTGAGGAGCATTTTTGGAGATCGGATTCCCTAATGAAGAGCGAGAGACTGGGTACTGGGTATGGTAATGCCGCCTGTATCCGCACTTGGTATATTTATCCCCCTTTATCACTCTTCCATTCTTTCCGACTGTTTTAAATCTTTTGACCCCCCACAGTTccatttatcttttatttttaaggttGGTTATGAACCTAGAGGACTGTGCAGGATGTTTGTGGCGTGTTGAAATGTGGGCTACTACTAAGATAATGGATGGCCCCACGAATTGACATTTTACTTAGTTTAGATAGTAAGAAGTTATGGCTTTTGGCCAAAATAGTTGGTATGGCTGAGCTGAAGTGAAGGTAGTAGATAGACTGAGGTGATCACTATTCTGCATCAGAAAGTTTGGCGCATTAGTGGATACTGCACTGGAATTGTGATTGGCATACTAATGGAACCAGTAATCACatgtcttttaaaaataaaaataaaaagtttttatttttatttt
This genomic interval carries:
- the LOC142621010 gene encoding FAD-linked sulfhydryl oxidase ERV1; the encoded protein is MSENPLQALFQTFEKISNSVQTHLSNLIGQPHHPSSPTTINPLFSLSFPSKSKVNPSNTDSAASLQPKHILDKGKSTSPVTKEDLGRATWTFLHTLAAQYPDNPTRQQKKDVKELMAILSRMYPCKECADHFKEVLRANPVQAGSHAEFSQWLCHVHNVVNRSLGKLVFPCERVDARWGKLECEQRACDLLGSTTEFGEEKH